The Fulvia fulva chromosome 1, complete sequence region CCATAGAAGCGGCGTTTGATCACATACCCTTGGCATAATGCGCAGATTTACACAAGCCGCTGGCTCTATTCAGAGGGGCATTGAATGAGAATACCTCGGAGGTTGCTGACTCCACCCGGAACATCCCAGCAGCATGAGGAGATATGACACTGCGCGTCGCACCTGGCAGCTATCGTCCATCAAACTTCGCACCAGAATCAATCAAAGTTGTCATATCGCAATAGACATGCAGCTGAGAGTTGCTCTAGACAGAAGCCTGAAGGCCCTCTTATCGGAGCTTTTCTCAACGCAGGGATCATGCACGTGGCGCGCCGACCAACTCCACTGTGTTTTGTCCAGCTTTTCTATCGCTCAACGGTATTATGCGCTGGCTGTTGAGGCGATAGTTGGTGTCGACGGTATGCTACAGGGTCGTACAACTCGCAGTGTGGTGCAGGATGCTTCATTCATCATAGTCGCACCTTCCCAGCAACGATGTCTTCCCAATCCCTCTGCTCAAACAGCATGTACCTGTCCGTGCCAGGCTTCAGCCAGAAAATAACATCCTCCCTCCCAGCCTCACCACTCCTGATCTTCTCCAGATCAATCCCTTCCTTCCGCAGCGGTACTTTATTCTGCTTATTATTGTGCATCGGCGTAGGACTTCTAATCACCCTCAAAAACACGGGCACGGCATACCTCGGCAGTCCATTCCTCGCATGCCTCGCCAGTCCCGCATAATCAAAGTTCTCTCTGTCTGCTGGGCGGATGTAGAGTGCTGCGCACCCTGCCCGTCCGTCGTGGTTGGGCACTTCAGTACCGTAGACGTTTGCCTCGACGATGCCTGGAAAACGACCGAGAACTTCAGCAACTTCAGCTGTACTGACGTTTTCTGCTTTCCAGCGGAATGTATCGCCTAGGCGATCGAGGAAGTACCATCGCCCATCTTGATCGCGGCGGAGAGCGTCGCCTGTGCGGTAGAAGAGGTCACCTTTTCTGAACACGTCACGTTCGAAGCGCTTGTGTGTTGCATCGGGGTTGTTCCAATAGCCGGCAAAGTCCTTCTCGCTTTGGCATGCGACGAGGATCTCGCCGCCTTCTTCGTAGGGTTGGCGTTTTGCAAAGCCGGTGACAGGGTCTCGCCAGATTGTGTCGCCTTTTTCGAAGTCGATTTGGACGGGGACGAGGATGTTGTGGAAGCGGCGTCGCATTATCGCGCCGTGGTGTCCGACGTGGGCGACGTGGAAGGGACCACGACAGACGTTCAGGAGGGAGAGGACGCCCTCAGTGGAATTGAAGAATTCGTTGACGACGCGGATATCGAATCGATCTTGGAACTTTTGCCAGATGTCGGGACGTAGGCCATTGCCGTACATCGCTCGTACTTTGTGGCCTTTGTCTAGTGGTGAGGGTGGTGCTGCTAGTAGATACCGCGCAGTCTCTCCCACATACACGAAAGCATTGGCTCCGGAGTCGTGAACGTCTCTCCAGAAGTTGCGCACGCTGAACTTGCGTCCTATCGCGAGAGTGACTCCAGTGATCATGCAGCCTATCGCGATTGTGCCTCCAGTGCCATGGTACAAGGGCATGCAGTCGTACCAGACATCGCCGGGCTTCAGGCCTGTGGATCGAAGTCGAGGCTCACCCAACACCAGCGCTCGTCCAGTAAGAAATGCGCAAGCCTTTGGATATCCAGTCGTTCCACTCGTGTAGAACAGAAAGATTGGAAAATCGAACGTCACCCCTCGACGATACTCGTCGCCAAGTCGTTCAGCGGACAATGTCTGTATCCTGGCTTTCGTCTCTGCGTCGAGCACGATGATGCGCATGCCTAGCTCTTCTACTTTGCTCTTGACAGCCTGTATACGCTCCTGGCTTCCTTCATCTTCATCGACTAATATCACCTTGGCTCCTGCAATGTTCAACGAGTGCATGAGCGCGTCCCCGCTCAGGTTGGAGTTGAGCATAGCCGGCGCACTGCCAATGGCCCAGCTACCCAAGAGTGTGAACATGAACTCGGGACAGTTCTGCATGTACGTGGCCATGAGGTCGCCGGGTCGGACGCCGTTCTCAAGAAGGAAGTGGGCGAATCTGTTGACGTTGTCGTAGGCCTCTGTCCACGTATATCGCGTCACAGGGTCGGTGGGTCGTTGTCGATACCATATGCATGGCTGATGTGTCCGTCTTTGTGCCTGCTCTTCGAATTGGCACCATAGGGAGAGTCTGTTTCCTTTCGCTGTTTGCGCGAGAC contains the following coding sequences:
- a CDS encoding Isopenicillin N epimerase component 1, encoding MALATGVAIAGASAAAAYLDAKYHLSKDIAVIREQKRVAKQAQKLAKGNRLSLWCQFEEQAQRRTHQPCIWYRQRPTDPVTRYTWTEAYDNVNRFAHFLLENGVRPGDLMATYMQNCPEFMFTLLGSWAIGSAPAMLNSNLSGDALMHSLNIAGAKVILVDEDEGSQERIQAVKSKVEELGMRIIVLDAETKARIQTLSAERLGDEYRRGVTFDFPIFLFYTSGTTGYPKACAFLTGRALVLGEPRLRSTGLKPGDVWYDCMPLYHGTGGTIAIGCMITGVTLAIGRKFSVRNFWRDVHDSGANAFVYVGETARYLLAAPPSPLDKGHKVRAMYGNGLRPDIWQKFQDRFDIRVVNEFFNSTEGVLSLLNVCRGPFHVAHVGHHGAIMRRRFHNILVPVQIDFEKGDTIWRDPVTGFAKRQPYEEGGEILVACQSEKDFAGYWNNPDATHKRFERDVFRKGDLFYRTGDALRRDQDGRWYFLDRLGDTFRWKAENVSTAEVAEVLGRFPGIVEANVYGTEVPNHDGRAGCAALYIRPADRENFDYAGLARHARNGLPRYAVPVFLRVIRSPTPMHNNKQNKVPLRKEGIDLEKIRSGEAGREDVIFWLKPGTDRYMLFEQRDWEDIVAGKVRL